In one window of Tellurirhabdus rosea DNA:
- a CDS encoding (2Fe-2S)-binding protein, whose amino-acid sequence MEQTENQGGQSGQTDSSRRTFLKQSSALAALAMTPPAALTAVDNGLDERVAAAFERPTFQQMPLQVTINGKVQQLSIEPRVTLLDLLREQLHLTGTKKGCDHGQCGACTVHLDGQRVNACLTLALTTEGSEVTTIEGLADGDRLHPMQEAFIKHDGFQCGYCTPGQIMSAVACIREGHADNPDQIREYMSGNICRCGAYANIVEAIMDVKEGGKKV is encoded by the coding sequence AAAATCAAGGGGGGCAATCAGGGCAGACTGATTCATCCCGGCGGACTTTTTTAAAACAATCCTCCGCCCTGGCGGCGCTGGCGATGACACCCCCCGCCGCCCTGACCGCGGTGGACAACGGGCTGGACGAAAGAGTCGCCGCCGCCTTCGAGCGGCCGACGTTCCAGCAGATGCCGCTTCAGGTGACCATCAACGGCAAAGTGCAGCAGCTGAGCATCGAACCGCGCGTTACGCTGCTGGACCTGCTGCGCGAACAACTGCACCTGACGGGCACCAAAAAAGGCTGCGACCACGGCCAGTGCGGGGCCTGCACGGTCCACCTCGACGGGCAGCGGGTCAACGCCTGCCTGACGCTGGCCCTGACCACCGAAGGCAGCGAAGTCACGACGATCGAAGGGCTGGCCGACGGCGACCGGCTTCACCCCATGCAGGAGGCGTTTATCAAACACGACGGCTTCCAGTGCGGCTACTGCACGCCCGGACAGATTATGTCGGCCGTGGCCTGCATCCGGGAAGGCCACGCCGACAATCCCGATCAGATACGGGAGTACATGAGCGGCAACATCTGCCGCTGCGGCGCGTATGCCAATATTGTCGAGGCGATTATGGACGTAAAAGAGGGAGGGAAAAAGGTATGA
- a CDS encoding FAD binding domain-containing protein has product MNPFLFTRVTTPQAAIAAMAKESGTYFLAGGTNLIDLMKRGVIIPERLIDINKLPLATIEKTATGLRIGAMAKNSTVAEHALVKNHFPLLSMALNAGASAQLRNMATVGGNMMQRTRCSYFYDPSMPCNKRSPVQAGGAAARVDKGQPNGPTGCGALGGYNRMHAIFGASSKCIAVHPSDMCIALAALDATVNVSGPKGNRTIPFRDFHRLPGDTPQKDNTLLPGELILSVDLPTNGFADHSHYLKVRDRASYAFALVSVGVGVQLRRNTIEDIRLAMGGVAHKPWRLTGAEDFLRGKPATEANFKQAAQLAMTGAKGYGENDFKLALAPNAIVEALRTATQTA; this is encoded by the coding sequence ATGAATCCGTTTCTATTTACGCGGGTCACGACCCCGCAGGCCGCTATTGCCGCTATGGCCAAAGAAAGCGGGACGTACTTTCTGGCGGGCGGTACCAACCTGATCGACCTCATGAAACGCGGGGTGATCATTCCCGAACGGCTGATCGACATTAACAAACTGCCGCTGGCAACGATCGAGAAAACGGCGACCGGCCTCCGCATCGGGGCCATGGCCAAAAATTCAACCGTGGCCGAACACGCCCTCGTGAAGAATCATTTTCCGCTGCTGTCGATGGCTCTCAACGCGGGCGCGTCGGCGCAGCTGCGCAACATGGCGACCGTGGGCGGCAACATGATGCAGCGCACCCGCTGCTCGTATTTTTACGACCCCTCGATGCCCTGCAACAAACGCAGCCCCGTGCAGGCGGGCGGCGCGGCGGCCCGGGTGGACAAGGGGCAGCCCAACGGCCCGACGGGCTGCGGAGCCCTCGGCGGCTACAACCGGATGCACGCCATCTTCGGGGCCTCCAGTAAATGCATTGCTGTTCATCCCAGCGATATGTGCATTGCCCTGGCGGCTCTCGACGCCACCGTCAACGTATCCGGTCCCAAAGGCAACCGGACAATTCCGTTCCGCGACTTTCACCGGCTTCCCGGCGACACGCCCCAGAAAGACAATACGCTGCTGCCGGGCGAGCTGATTCTGTCGGTGGACCTACCCACGAACGGTTTCGCCGACCATTCGCACTACCTGAAAGTGCGCGACAGGGCTTCCTACGCCTTTGCTTTGGTGTCGGTGGGCGTCGGGGTGCAGCTCAGGCGCAATACCATCGAAGACATCCGGCTGGCGATGGGCGGGGTGGCGCATAAACCCTGGCGACTGACCGGAGCGGAGGATTTTCTGCGCGGCAAACCCGCCACGGAAGCCAATTTCAAACAGGCCGCCCAGCTGGCCATGACCGGCGCGAAGGGCTACGGCGAAAACGATTTTAAACTGGCGCTGGCCCCCAACGCCATTGTCGAGGCCCTCAGAACCGCCACCCAAACCGCCTGA
- a CDS encoding xanthine dehydrogenase family protein molybdopterin-binding subunit gives MTNDTKNPPIDRVDGRMKVTGGARYFADFELPNMAYCVLVGSEIGRGSIASLDTRRAQNAPGVLGVFTHQNMPPIPGWDAPVGGEADGPAPKPKTEETYRILSSPKILFDGQPIALVVADSYERATHAASLVRATYTRQAARTDLRKHVAEGIAPGRPGRSGDYVRGKADGYKEAPVTLEAHYTIPTEVHNPMELHGILAHWTGPDSLMIYAKTQGVNATQQAMAQAFKLDPKNIHVHTEFMGGGFGMGLRTWPQETAVVAVARKIGRPLKLVVTRQQMFTLVGHRPYTVQTIQMGADRDGKLVGIAHAATAETASYEDFTEATVNMTKFMYACPHVSTRYRIVRLDRSVPIWMRGPGEATGAFALESAMDEMAYKLGIDPIDFRLRNYTETDPEHNRPYSSKHLREAYQKGAEAIGWTDRKPQPGSVRQGDWLVGYGMSTGTFNAFRWEASARALLNADGSLTVQSAVTDIGPGTGTALTVIAHNVLGVPVNRIKVAYGDTSLPKAPTQGGSAIVSAVGSAVFEVCTAIRNTLVELATKAGGPLAGRKADELTLADGQLFVEKDPAKRVAVSDLMRTNNLTVIDKSGDSKGGPNQAKYSMYSFSVHFVQVRVNPLTGVVRVTKAVSVADSGRIVSPKTAASQMIGGVAGGIGMALTEEAVIDHRFGRFVNNNLGDYHVPVHADVPAIETIFIDKPDPIINPMGAKGMGEIALIGFAGAVANAVFNATGQRIRELPITPDKLLRTT, from the coding sequence ATGACGAACGATACGAAAAATCCACCCATTGACCGGGTCGACGGGCGCATGAAAGTGACCGGCGGCGCCCGATATTTCGCCGATTTTGAGCTGCCCAACATGGCCTACTGCGTTCTGGTCGGCAGCGAGATTGGCCGGGGTTCCATCGCCAGCCTCGACACCAGACGGGCGCAGAACGCACCGGGCGTACTGGGCGTGTTTACGCACCAGAATATGCCGCCCATTCCGGGCTGGGACGCGCCGGTCGGCGGGGAGGCCGATGGGCCAGCGCCAAAGCCCAAAACAGAGGAAACGTACCGGATTCTGAGCAGTCCCAAAATCCTGTTCGACGGGCAGCCCATTGCGCTGGTAGTCGCCGACAGCTACGAGCGGGCCACCCACGCGGCTTCGCTGGTACGGGCGACCTACACCCGGCAGGCCGCCCGCACCGACCTGCGGAAGCACGTGGCCGAAGGCATTGCTCCCGGCCGACCCGGTCGTTCCGGGGATTATGTGCGGGGCAAAGCGGACGGGTACAAAGAAGCGCCGGTTACGCTGGAAGCCCACTACACCATTCCGACCGAGGTGCATAACCCGATGGAACTGCACGGTATTCTGGCTCACTGGACCGGCCCGGATAGCCTCATGATCTACGCCAAAACGCAGGGCGTCAACGCTACCCAGCAGGCAATGGCACAGGCGTTCAAGCTCGACCCGAAAAACATCCACGTCCATACCGAATTCATGGGCGGCGGCTTCGGCATGGGCCTGCGCACTTGGCCGCAGGAAACGGCGGTGGTGGCGGTGGCCCGCAAAATCGGTCGGCCGCTGAAGCTGGTCGTCACCCGCCAGCAGATGTTTACGCTGGTTGGACATCGTCCCTATACCGTGCAGACCATTCAGATGGGAGCCGACCGGGACGGAAAGCTGGTCGGCATCGCCCACGCAGCAACGGCGGAAACGGCCAGCTACGAAGACTTTACCGAAGCCACCGTCAACATGACCAAGTTCATGTACGCCTGCCCCCACGTGAGCACCCGGTACCGCATCGTGCGGCTCGACCGGAGTGTGCCCATCTGGATGCGCGGACCGGGCGAAGCGACGGGCGCCTTCGCGCTCGAATCGGCGATGGACGAAATGGCCTACAAACTGGGCATCGACCCCATCGACTTCCGCCTGCGGAATTATACCGAAACCGACCCCGAACACAACCGGCCTTATTCGAGTAAACACCTTCGGGAAGCCTACCAGAAAGGAGCCGAGGCCATCGGCTGGACGGACCGCAAACCCCAGCCGGGCAGTGTGCGCCAGGGCGACTGGCTGGTGGGCTATGGCATGAGCACAGGTACGTTCAACGCCTTCCGGTGGGAGGCCAGCGCACGGGCCTTGCTAAACGCCGACGGGTCGCTGACGGTGCAAAGCGCCGTGACCGACATCGGGCCGGGCACCGGCACCGCCCTGACGGTGATTGCCCACAACGTGCTGGGCGTCCCGGTGAACCGGATCAAAGTGGCCTACGGCGATACGTCGCTGCCGAAAGCCCCCACGCAGGGCGGCTCGGCCATTGTGTCGGCGGTCGGCTCGGCGGTGTTCGAGGTGTGTACGGCCATCAGAAATACGCTCGTCGAACTGGCTACCAAAGCGGGCGGGCCGCTGGCGGGCAGGAAGGCCGACGAACTGACGCTGGCCGACGGGCAGCTTTTCGTCGAAAAAGACCCGGCTAAACGGGTGGCCGTCAGCGACCTGATGCGGACAAACAACCTGACGGTGATCGACAAAAGCGGCGACTCGAAGGGCGGGCCCAATCAGGCAAAGTACTCCATGTATTCGTTCTCGGTGCATTTCGTGCAGGTACGGGTCAACCCGCTGACGGGCGTCGTGCGCGTCACCAAAGCCGTCAGCGTGGCCGATTCGGGGCGGATTGTCTCTCCCAAAACGGCCGCCAGCCAGATGATCGGCGGGGTTGCGGGCGGCATCGGCATGGCCCTGACCGAAGAAGCCGTCATCGACCACCGGTTTGGCCGCTTTGTCAACAATAACCTGGGCGATTACCACGTGCCCGTCCACGCCGACGTCCCGGCCATCGAAACGATTTTCATCGACAAACCCGACCCGATCATCAACCCGATGGGCGCGAAGGGGATGGGAGAAATTGCGTTGATCGGCTTTGCCGGGGCCGTCGCCAATGCGGTCTTCAACGCCACCGGCCAGCGCATCCGCGAGCTGCCCATTACCCCGGATAAGCTCCTGCGGACGACTTAA
- a CDS encoding sugar O-acetyltransferase: MPDESATADIFQRLQAGEPLRRDDPEYPKFGEAVAHTIRLCVEMNAAATDVDAVRARLSVIIGTEIDASTTIFPPFYTNFGRFTRLGKNIFINHDCSFVDIGGITVEDDVLIGPKVSLITENHPLDPADRKTLLLKPIVIRRNAWIGAGATILPGVTVGENSVVAAGAVVNRDVPPNTVVAGVPAKVVRTL; this comes from the coding sequence ATGCCCGACGAATCAGCAACTGCCGATATTTTTCAGCGACTACAGGCGGGGGAGCCTCTCCGCCGGGATGACCCCGAGTACCCGAAGTTCGGCGAAGCCGTGGCGCACACCATTCGCTTATGTGTCGAGATGAACGCGGCGGCGACCGATGTGGATGCGGTCCGCGCCCGGCTCAGCGTCATCATCGGCACGGAGATCGACGCTTCCACCACGATTTTTCCGCCCTTTTATACCAATTTTGGCCGATTTACGCGGCTGGGGAAAAACATCTTCATCAACCACGACTGTTCTTTTGTGGACATTGGCGGCATCACGGTGGAAGATGACGTACTGATCGGCCCCAAAGTGAGCCTCATTACCGAAAACCATCCGCTGGACCCCGCCGACCGCAAAACGCTCCTGCTCAAGCCCATTGTGATCCGCCGGAATGCCTGGATTGGGGCCGGTGCTACCATCCTGCCGGGCGTAACGGTGGGCGAAAACTCGGTCGTGGCCGCGGGTGCGGTCGTCAATCGGGACGTTCCTCCCAATACGGTGGTGGCCGGAGTTCCGGCGAAGGTGGTCAGGACGCTTTGA
- a CDS encoding helix-turn-helix domain-containing protein — MIIYDTIRKYSETFNNRTLHPLINLVHLDKAGPLKRTRFRLDFYAVIIKETNCGDLRYGNQYYDYSEGTVVFIGPGQVMGSEPEGELHQPYGKALIFHPDLIKGTSLGRQIYEYSFFSYQSNEALHLSDAERATLDNCFGNITAEISQTIDRHSKKLLVANLELLLKYCSRFYDRQFITREHVNHGIIGQFEEELKEYLWSDKLKTNGLPGVAYFADALNLSPNYFGDLIKKETGKSALEYIQLHLIDLAKERMFDPSKSVSEISYELGFKYPQHFTRFFKQKVGMAPNEYRGLQSKLN, encoded by the coding sequence ATGATCATCTACGATACCATCCGGAAATACAGCGAGACGTTCAACAACAGGACCCTGCATCCGCTGATCAATCTGGTCCATCTCGATAAGGCCGGTCCCTTGAAACGAACCCGCTTCCGGCTGGATTTTTATGCCGTCATCATCAAGGAAACCAACTGTGGCGATCTGCGGTACGGCAACCAGTACTACGACTATTCGGAGGGCACGGTGGTGTTTATTGGTCCGGGGCAGGTCATGGGCAGCGAACCCGAGGGCGAACTGCACCAGCCGTACGGAAAGGCGCTCATTTTTCACCCCGACCTCATCAAAGGCACTAGTCTGGGCCGACAGATCTACGAGTATTCCTTTTTCAGCTACCAGTCCAACGAGGCCTTACACCTCTCGGATGCGGAGCGGGCGACTCTGGATAACTGCTTTGGGAACATCACCGCGGAAATCAGCCAGACCATCGACCGGCATAGCAAAAAACTGCTGGTCGCCAACCTGGAACTGCTGCTGAAATATTGCTCCCGTTTTTATGACCGCCAGTTTATCACCCGTGAGCACGTGAATCACGGCATCATCGGGCAGTTTGAAGAAGAACTGAAGGAGTATTTATGGAGCGACAAGCTGAAAACGAACGGCCTGCCCGGCGTTGCCTACTTTGCGGACGCCCTCAACCTGTCGCCCAATTATTTTGGTGATTTAATCAAAAAGGAAACCGGCAAATCCGCCCTGGAATACATCCAGCTTCACCTCATCGATCTGGCTAAAGAACGGATGTTTGACCCCAGCAAGTCGGTCAGCGAAATCTCCTACGAGCTGGGTTTCAAGTACCCGCAGCATTTCACCCGGTTCTTCAAGCAGAAAGTGGGCATGGCTCCCAACGAATACCGGGGGCTCCAGTCAAAGCTCAACTGA
- a CDS encoding DUF6544 family protein, with the protein MIRLLFAFLLVVHGLIHLIGFTQAWGLSRLAEFSGKTIFPLGEQASKAVGLLWLVTCLAFLAAAGSFLLKRESWWMIALPVAVVSQLLVILYWPDAKAGTAANLLILLVAAVSLANWRFEESARAEAQTLLEQEADAPASRLVTTEMLSELPPVVRTWLERANVVGKPFIHTVRLKQRGLMRTKSDGNWMPVEAEQYFTVDQPGFVWKTQVRMAPLLEMTGRDLYRDGHGNMTIKLLSLVPVADARGNEVDQGTLLRYLSEIIWFPTAALHPYLRWEALDGRSARATMSYGSVTASGTFHFNEAGDVAGFEARRYMEQNGNYSLETWTTRGDTFKTLSGGIRIPTEGAATWKLKSGDFTWFKLTIEALDYNRPVLY; encoded by the coding sequence ATGATCCGCCTCTTGTTTGCTTTTCTGCTGGTCGTCCACGGCCTGATCCACCTCATCGGTTTTACGCAGGCCTGGGGCCTGAGCCGCCTCGCCGAATTTTCCGGCAAAACGATTTTCCCGCTTGGCGAGCAGGCGTCCAAAGCCGTTGGGCTGCTCTGGCTCGTCACCTGCCTCGCTTTTCTGGCGGCCGCGGGCAGTTTTTTGCTGAAACGGGAAAGCTGGTGGATGATCGCCCTCCCGGTGGCCGTTGTTTCCCAACTGCTGGTGATACTGTACTGGCCCGACGCCAAAGCCGGAACGGCCGCCAACCTGCTGATTCTGCTTGTCGCCGCGGTTTCTCTCGCCAACTGGCGCTTTGAGGAGTCGGCCCGGGCCGAAGCGCAGACCCTGCTGGAACAGGAAGCCGATGCACCCGCATCCCGGCTTGTCACTACCGAAATGCTCAGCGAACTGCCTCCGGTCGTGCGGACCTGGCTCGAACGGGCCAACGTGGTGGGAAAACCGTTCATCCACACCGTCCGGCTGAAGCAGCGGGGCCTGATGCGGACCAAAAGCGACGGCAACTGGATGCCGGTCGAAGCCGAGCAGTATTTTACCGTCGACCAGCCGGGTTTTGTCTGGAAAACGCAGGTCCGGATGGCTCCCCTGCTGGAGATGACCGGCCGGGACCTGTACCGCGACGGGCACGGCAACATGACGATCAAGCTGCTGTCGCTGGTGCCGGTGGCTGACGCCCGGGGCAACGAGGTGGACCAGGGCACCCTGCTCCGTTACCTGAGCGAGATCATCTGGTTTCCGACCGCGGCCCTGCATCCCTACCTCCGCTGGGAAGCCCTGGACGGCCGGTCGGCGCGGGCGACCATGAGTTACGGGTCTGTTACGGCCTCGGGAACTTTCCACTTCAACGAAGCGGGCGACGTCGCCGGTTTTGAAGCCAGACGGTACATGGAGCAGAACGGAAACTATTCGCTCGAAACCTGGACAACCCGCGGGGATACGTTCAAAACGCTGAGCGGGGGAATCCGGATTCCCACCGAAGGCGCGGCCACCTGGAAGTTGAAATCCGGCGACTTTACCTGGTTCAAGCTCACCATTGAAGCACTGGACTACAACCGCCCGGTCCTTTACTGA
- a CDS encoding response regulator yields the protein MCRAFTMWEKRNTAASSPLTKQGCVLVVEDNTDQWVFIQLAFRKSAPAVELVLATTVQQATLYLEECERAGGDYPLLILLDLYTPWRDDSLLLLEAIRRKTTPLSQTPIIMLTASDDQEDITAAFANGSNAYVVKPSSFSAWLDCIHDVNGQWLSRKRRP from the coding sequence ATGTGCCGAGCGTTCACTATGTGGGAAAAGAGGAATACCGCCGCCAGCAGTCCCCTGACCAAACAGGGCTGTGTACTGGTTGTGGAAGACAATACCGATCAATGGGTGTTTATTCAACTGGCCTTCCGGAAAAGTGCTCCGGCCGTGGAACTGGTGCTGGCCACGACCGTCCAGCAGGCGACCCTTTACCTGGAAGAATGCGAACGGGCCGGCGGCGATTACCCGCTGCTTATCCTGCTTGACCTTTATACCCCCTGGCGCGACGACAGCCTGCTGCTCCTCGAAGCGATCCGCCGCAAAACCACGCCGCTGAGCCAGACCCCGATTATCATGCTGACGGCCTCCGACGATCAGGAGGACATTACCGCCGCGTTTGCCAACGGCTCCAACGCGTACGTGGTCAAACCTTCCAGCTTTTCGGCCTGGCTCGACTGCATTCACGACGTAAACGGGCAGTGGCTGAGCCGGAAACGCAGGCCATAA
- a CDS encoding MBL fold metallo-hydrolase, whose protein sequence is MQLKTLDTGFFKLDGGAMFGVVPKTLWNKQNPADERNLCTWAMRCLLIEAGDRLVLVDTGIGRKQDEKFFSHYDLHGEASLADSIRNAGYTETDITDVLLTHLHFDHVGGAVVRQGDRLLPAFPNAIFWSHSAHWQWATAPNPREKASFLRENLLPLQESGQLRFIDTDGFALPGTELLHVDGHTEKMTLPKLQVNGRMVLYAADLIPSAAHVPLPWVMSYDVRPLLTMQEKEAVLKQAAAENWILVFEHDPTTEAATVELTEKGVRVKDRGRLADLIGG, encoded by the coding sequence ATGCAACTCAAAACCCTCGACACCGGCTTCTTCAAACTTGACGGAGGCGCTATGTTTGGCGTAGTGCCCAAAACGCTTTGGAACAAACAGAATCCGGCCGACGAACGTAACCTTTGTACCTGGGCCATGCGCTGCCTGCTGATCGAAGCGGGCGACCGGCTCGTGCTGGTCGATACCGGCATCGGCCGCAAACAGGACGAGAAATTTTTCAGTCACTACGACCTCCACGGCGAGGCTTCGCTAGCCGATTCCATCCGGAACGCAGGGTACACCGAAACCGACATCACGGACGTGCTGCTGACTCACCTGCACTTCGACCACGTCGGCGGCGCGGTCGTGCGGCAGGGCGACCGGCTGCTGCCCGCTTTTCCGAATGCCATCTTCTGGTCGCACTCCGCGCACTGGCAATGGGCCACGGCCCCCAATCCCCGCGAGAAGGCTTCTTTTCTGCGCGAAAACCTGCTGCCGCTGCAGGAAAGCGGGCAACTCCGGTTTATCGACACGGACGGCTTTGCGCTGCCCGGAACGGAATTACTGCATGTGGACGGGCATACCGAAAAAATGACGCTTCCCAAACTCCAGGTCAACGGCCGGATGGTGCTGTACGCCGCCGATCTGATTCCGTCCGCCGCCCACGTGCCGCTGCCCTGGGTGATGAGCTACGATGTGCGTCCGCTGCTGACGATGCAGGAGAAAGAAGCCGTGCTGAAGCAGGCCGCCGCCGAAAACTGGATTCTGGTTTTTGAGCACGACCCCACAACCGAAGCGGCCACCGTGGAGTTAACCGAAAAAGGCGTGCGGGTCAAAGACCGCGGCCGCCTCGCCGATCTGATCGGCGGTTGA
- a CDS encoding Nif3-like dinuclear metal center hexameric protein, which translates to MEEVVAFLSTYFSVRSFAPDEQGGVYRAGHRPLRRLAVALEPSARLYERLRTAPPDALWLHRPWKLDLRQLPPDVPVLYHHLPFDETLTLGHNTPLADVLRLTEVAELGYKQAEGLPPRAIGMLGDAPRQSLQTWQTQLTRHFGGLDSLTGDPDCPVDRIAVVGAMNEALVREAAERGAKLYITGQWRQPARKAVEQTGMAVAAIGHLRSEEWGLRTLADVLHRAFPNLKIELD; encoded by the coding sequence ATGGAGGAGGTAGTGGCGTTTCTGAGTACGTATTTTTCGGTCCGCAGCTTTGCGCCCGACGAGCAGGGCGGGGTGTATCGCGCCGGCCATCGGCCCCTCCGGCGGCTGGCGGTGGCGCTGGAGCCTTCCGCCCGGCTCTATGAACGGCTCCGGACGGCCCCGCCGGATGCGCTCTGGCTGCACCGGCCCTGGAAACTGGATCTGCGCCAGTTGCCGCCGGACGTGCCGGTCCTGTACCACCACCTGCCGTTTGACGAAACCCTGACGCTCGGGCACAACACCCCGCTGGCGGACGTTCTCCGCCTGACAGAAGTGGCCGAACTGGGGTATAAACAGGCAGAAGGGCTGCCGCCGCGCGCCATCGGGATGCTCGGCGACGCCCCCCGGCAGTCGCTGCAAACCTGGCAGACGCAGCTGACCCGGCACTTCGGCGGACTGGATTCGCTCACCGGCGACCCCGACTGTCCGGTGGACCGGATTGCGGTGGTCGGGGCCATGAACGAGGCCCTCGTCCGGGAGGCGGCCGAACGGGGTGCGAAGCTGTACATCACCGGCCAGTGGCGACAGCCCGCTCGTAAAGCCGTGGAGCAGACCGGTATGGCCGTCGCCGCCATCGGACACCTGCGAAGCGAGGAATGGGGCCTCCGGACGCTGGCGGACGTGCTGCACCGGGCTTTCCCGAACCTAAAAATCGAGTTGGATTAG
- the hemF gene encoding oxygen-dependent coproporphyrinogen oxidase, which produces MISTETPPDKQTITQFFTGLQDRICAALEETDGGARFQEDLWERAEGGGGRTRILQEGAVIEKGGVLFSAVHGPASEATRRQMNVTEPVDFYATGVSIVLHPRSPMVPIIHMNVRYFELSNGINWFGGGIDLTPHYLDRQDARWFHQQLKTVCDRHHPDFYAKHKAWADDYFYLKHRDETRGVGGIFFDYQKPSEEFSKEAIFAYVQSVGDAFAPIYTHFMRQNRDLPFGEAEKQWQLLRRGRYVEFNLVWDRGTKFGLESNGRTESILMSMPPQANWAYDYKPQPGSREEETLLGLKKGVDWLNPLG; this is translated from the coding sequence ATGATCTCAACCGAAACACCTCCCGACAAACAAACCATTACCCAATTTTTCACCGGTCTCCAGGATCGCATCTGTGCCGCGCTGGAAGAAACCGACGGCGGTGCCCGCTTTCAGGAAGACCTCTGGGAACGGGCCGAAGGCGGCGGCGGCCGGACGCGAATTCTGCAGGAAGGCGCCGTGATCGAAAAAGGCGGCGTGCTGTTTTCCGCCGTTCACGGGCCGGCGTCCGAGGCGACGCGGCGGCAGATGAACGTGACCGAGCCCGTCGATTTTTACGCGACCGGCGTATCCATTGTGCTCCACCCGCGCAGTCCGATGGTGCCCATTATTCACATGAACGTCCGGTATTTTGAACTGAGCAACGGCATCAATTGGTTCGGCGGCGGCATCGACCTGACGCCGCACTACCTCGACCGCCAGGATGCCCGGTGGTTTCATCAGCAGCTCAAAACCGTCTGCGACCGCCACCATCCGGATTTTTACGCCAAGCACAAAGCCTGGGCCGACGATTATTTCTACCTCAAACACCGCGACGAAACCCGGGGCGTCGGGGGCATTTTCTTCGATTACCAGAAACCGTCGGAGGAGTTTTCGAAAGAGGCGATCTTTGCCTACGTGCAGAGTGTGGGGGACGCGTTTGCTCCGATTTACACGCATTTTATGCGCCAGAACCGCGACCTGCCCTTTGGCGAAGCCGAAAAACAATGGCAGCTGCTGCGGCGCGGCCGGTACGTGGAGTTTAACCTCGTCTGGGACCGGGGCACCAAATTCGGGCTGGAAAGCAACGGCCGTACGGAGTCCATCCTGATGAGCATGCCACCGCAGGCCAACTGGGCCTACGATTACAAACCACAGCCCGGCAGTCGGGAAGAAGAAACGCTTCTGGGGCTGAAGAAGGGCGTGGACTGGTTGAACCCTTTGGGCTAA
- a CDS encoding RNA-binding domain-containing protein → MKESIADLIAQGEGSRLEFKVTIHSAHRIARTLTAFSNTAGGLLLVGIADDGKVAGIESEYREIQKLEKATDFFVDPPIAVSYEVVIAEGKRVLVIRVPESEDKPHQAVDERGQRTIYVRAKDKSVPTNKLILTGEGPDAQLMQSSNVRNLIQFLRKNEHITAKRFAQLVNISDARALKLLRQLTEQGLLLMVDRTRPVQFSLKVSD, encoded by the coding sequence ATGAAAGAAAGCATTGCGGACCTGATTGCTCAGGGAGAAGGCTCCCGGCTCGAATTTAAGGTGACGATTCACTCCGCGCACCGCATCGCCCGAACCCTCACCGCTTTTTCGAATACGGCGGGCGGTCTCCTGCTGGTCGGTATCGCGGACGACGGAAAAGTGGCGGGCATTGAGTCGGAGTACCGCGAAATTCAGAAACTGGAGAAGGCGACCGATTTTTTTGTTGACCCGCCGATTGCCGTCAGTTACGAAGTCGTGATTGCCGAGGGTAAACGGGTGCTGGTCATCCGCGTGCCGGAAAGCGAGGACAAGCCGCACCAGGCCGTCGACGAACGGGGTCAGCGCACGATTTACGTCCGCGCCAAAGACAAATCGGTGCCCACCAACAAGCTGATTCTGACGGGCGAAGGGCCGGATGCCCAGCTCATGCAGTCGTCCAACGTCCGGAATCTGATTCAGTTTCTGCGTAAAAATGAGCACATTACGGCCAAGCGGTTTGCGCAGCTGGTCAACATTTCGGATGCCCGGGCGCTGAAACTTCTGCGGCAACTGACCGAACAGGGTTTGCTGCTGATGGTGGACCGGACGCGGCCCGTGCAGTTCTCGCTGAAAGTGTCGGACTGA
- the aac(6') gene encoding aminoglycoside 6'-N-acetyltransferase translates to MTIRSATAADLPAWYTLRRQLWSDADPSDWLAEMAGFLQNDRIHVLLAETADGLLVGFLEAGLRDYAEGCESSPVGYIEGWFVADPFRRQGIGAALVRAAETWARQLGCTEMASDVELDNAVSLRAHAALGYDEVERLVCFRKSIN, encoded by the coding sequence ATGACCATCCGTTCCGCTACTGCCGCTGATCTGCCCGCCTGGTATACGCTCCGCCGCCAGTTATGGAGCGATGCCGATCCGTCTGACTGGCTGGCCGAAATGGCCGGTTTTCTGCAAAACGACCGCATCCATGTGCTGCTGGCCGAAACGGCCGACGGCCTGCTGGTGGGTTTTCTGGAAGCGGGCCTGCGCGACTATGCCGAGGGCTGCGAGAGCAGTCCGGTCGGGTACATCGAAGGCTGGTTCGTGGCCGATCCGTTCCGGAGGCAGGGGATAGGGGCGGCGCTCGTGCGGGCGGCGGAAACCTGGGCGCGCCAGCTGGGCTGCACCGAAATGGCCTCGGATGTCGAACTGGATAATGCCGTCAGCCTGCGGGCGCACGCGGCCCTGGGGTACGACGAAGTGGAGCGCCTTGTCTGCTTCCGGAAGTCGATTAACTAG